A window from Flavobacterium sp. 83 encodes these proteins:
- a CDS encoding TerB family tellurite resistance protein: MSFSDLFDSEFKQRNKGHFSAIVRVALADEKFAPEEKLFLDKLAVRLEISPEEYAEILENPLKYPINAPYLHEQRLERLFDLARMVHVDHHLGDKQELLLRKIGVALGFNSDNVNYIISKALSLVDKKVDLDTFLFEMQNMHK; encoded by the coding sequence ATGTCATTTTCAGATTTATTTGATAGCGAATTCAAACAAAGAAATAAAGGTCATTTTTCAGCCATAGTTCGTGTCGCGCTTGCCGATGAAAAGTTTGCTCCAGAAGAAAAATTATTTTTAGACAAACTGGCCGTTAGACTAGAAATTTCTCCAGAAGAATATGCGGAAATTTTAGAAAACCCATTAAAATATCCTATTAATGCTCCTTATTTGCACGAGCAAAGATTAGAACGTTTGTTTGATCTAGCCAGAATGGTTCATGTGGATCATCATTTAGGAGACAAACAAGAATTATTGTTAAGAAAAATTGGAGTAGCATTAGGTTTTAATTCCGATAACGTGAATTATATTATTTCGAAAGCATTATCACTAGTAGATAAAAAAGTAGATTTAGACACTTTCCTTTTCGAAATGCAAAACATGCATAAATAA
- a CDS encoding HupE/UreJ family protein, with protein MSDFWIYFQIGLKHVLDIHAYDHVLFLIALAVPFSFKDWQRIVLLITLFTIGHTVALVLSVFGIIAIKVNVVELLIPITILITALFNLFTAGKSSKKESINLVFFITLFFGIIHGLGFSNYFKSILGGSATSKLLPLGEFALGIEAAQIIVVFVVLVLSYIVQSVFRFSKRDWTLVMSAFIIGVVLPMIIENEIWIR; from the coding sequence ATGTCAGATTTTTGGATTTACTTTCAAATAGGATTAAAGCATGTTTTAGATATTCATGCATATGACCATGTTTTGTTTTTAATAGCATTAGCCGTTCCTTTCTCTTTCAAGGATTGGCAGCGGATAGTTCTCTTGATAACGCTATTTACAATTGGACATACTGTGGCTTTAGTACTTTCTGTTTTTGGAATAATTGCAATAAAAGTAAATGTTGTGGAGTTGTTAATACCAATAACAATATTGATAACGGCGCTGTTTAATCTTTTTACGGCTGGTAAATCCAGTAAAAAAGAAAGTATAAATTTAGTTTTTTTTATAACACTTTTCTTTGGAATTATTCATGGTTTGGGTTTTTCAAACTATTTTAAATCCATTTTGGGCGGAAGTGCAACCTCTAAATTATTGCCTTTGGGCGAATTTGCATTAGGAATAGAAGCGGCTCAAATTATTGTTGTTTTTGTAGTGTTGGTATTATCTTATATTGTTCAATCTGTTTTTAGATTTTCTAAACGTGATTGGACTTTAGTGATGTCAGCATTTATAATAGGAGTAGTTTTGCCAATGATTATTGAAAATGAAATCTGGATTAGATAA
- a CDS encoding dCMP deaminase family protein: protein MESKKLNKYDKAYLRIATEWGLLSYCKRKQVGAIIVRDRMIISDGYNGTPSGFENCCEDEEGLTRWDVLHAEANAILKVARSTQSCEGATLYITLSPCKECSKLIHQSGIKRVVYHNGYRDDSGIQFLIKAGVEVEHIPVLEE from the coding sequence ATGGAATCAAAAAAATTAAATAAATACGATAAAGCATATCTTAGAATCGCCACTGAATGGGGACTTTTGTCTTATTGTAAAAGAAAACAAGTGGGTGCAATTATTGTAAGAGACCGTATGATTATTTCTGACGGGTATAATGGTACACCTTCAGGATTTGAAAACTGCTGTGAAGATGAAGAAGGGTTAACACGTTGGGATGTGTTGCATGCTGAAGCAAATGCTATTCTAAAAGTAGCTCGATCCACACAGTCTTGTGAAGGAGCTACTTTATATATAACACTTTCGCCTTGTAAAGAATGCAGTAAATTAATTCATCAATCCGGGATAAAAAGAGTGGTGTACCACAATGGATATCGCGATGATTCCGGAATTCAGTTTTTGATAAAAGCAGGAGTTGAAGTAGAACATATTCCAGTATTAGAAGAATAA
- a CDS encoding S41 family peptidase, producing the protein MKIDNKYLPIFISVALGLGVVLGGLLNAPNQSQFFAKNSSKNKLNKLIDFIDDEYVDNINTDSIVSLTVDNILAKLDPHSVYIPPSEQAEVVESMKGDFVGIGVNFYMYNDSVAIIKPVENGPSAKAGIKAGDRILYADKTKLFGRKLPNDSLFSKLKGSVGSEIELTLYRKSERKKIKLKVKRDVIPLKSVDISMLLKNNTGYIKINRFAETTYGEFKTGLDALKKQGAKSLIIDLRDNGGGYMEEAIAIADELLKDKQLIVFTKNKKGNIDKTFATERGSFESGNVFVLINENSASASEILAGAIQDNDRGTIVGRRSFGKGLVQREMDFEDGSAVRLTIARYYTPTGRSIQKPYSKGNDAYFKESDTRFVNGELYEKDSIKVSESLKFKTKKGKIVYGGGGIVPDVFVPLEVEHGNETTAYLLQSGVVGHFVFEQLDKNRSVFNGLTFQQFTAKMDETDLYFNAFQKYIFDNGLDLKFGKSKSLAKRYLAAEFARQLYGEKFYYEIALKEDAMIKAVLNQK; encoded by the coding sequence ATGAAAATCGATAATAAATACTTGCCTATATTTATCAGTGTAGCTCTTGGTCTGGGAGTTGTTCTGGGCGGGTTGTTGAATGCTCCAAATCAAAGCCAATTTTTTGCTAAAAATAGTTCAAAGAATAAACTTAATAAATTAATTGATTTTATTGATGATGAATATGTTGATAATATTAATACAGATTCTATTGTAAGTCTGACTGTTGATAATATTTTGGCAAAATTGGATCCTCATTCTGTTTACATTCCACCAAGTGAGCAAGCAGAAGTAGTTGAAAGCATGAAAGGAGATTTTGTGGGTATAGGTGTCAATTTCTATATGTACAACGATTCTGTGGCGATAATAAAACCAGTTGAAAATGGCCCTTCGGCAAAAGCTGGGATAAAAGCTGGTGACCGAATTTTATATGCTGACAAAACCAAATTGTTTGGCCGGAAATTGCCAAATGACAGTTTGTTTTCTAAATTAAAAGGGTCTGTAGGTTCCGAGATTGAACTTACGCTTTACAGAAAATCAGAACGAAAAAAAATTAAATTAAAAGTAAAACGGGATGTTATTCCTTTGAAAAGCGTTGATATTTCCATGCTTTTAAAAAATAATACCGGTTATATAAAAATAAATCGATTTGCCGAAACTACTTATGGAGAGTTTAAAACAGGTTTAGATGCCTTGAAAAAGCAAGGTGCTAAATCATTAATTATAGATCTTCGGGATAATGGTGGCGGTTATATGGAAGAAGCAATTGCAATTGCCGATGAATTACTAAAAGACAAACAATTAATTGTTTTCACCAAAAATAAAAAAGGGAATATAGATAAAACTTTTGCAACTGAAAGAGGGAGTTTTGAAAGCGGAAATGTGTTTGTGTTAATTAATGAAAATAGTGCATCTGCAAGTGAAATTCTGGCGGGAGCTATTCAAGATAATGACAGAGGAACTATTGTGGGTCGCCGTTCTTTTGGGAAAGGATTAGTCCAACGTGAAATGGATTTTGAAGATGGTTCAGCCGTTCGGTTAACAATTGCAAGGTATTATACGCCAACGGGTCGCTCGATCCAAAAGCCATATTCGAAAGGGAATGATGCTTATTTCAAAGAATCAGACACGCGTTTTGTAAACGGGGAGTTGTATGAAAAAGACAGTATAAAAGTTTCGGAATCTTTAAAATTTAAAACCAAAAAAGGTAAAATTGTTTACGGCGGCGGCGGAATTGTACCGGATGTTTTTGTGCCGCTTGAAGTAGAACATGGAAATGAAACTACTGCTTATTTATTACAATCGGGTGTTGTTGGACATTTTGTATTTGAACAATTAGATAAAAATAGAAGTGTATTTAACGGATTGACTTTTCAACAATTCACAGCTAAAATGGACGAAACAGACCTATACTTCAATGCTTTCCAAAAGTATATTTTTGATAACGGATTGGATCTTAAATTTGGAAAAAGCAAATCATTAGCAAAACGATACCTTGCCGCAGAATTTGCAAGACAATTGTATGGTGAAAAATTTTATTATGAAATTGCTTTGAAAGAAGATGCGATGATTAAAGCGGTTTTAAATCAGAAGTAG
- a CDS encoding FAD-dependent oxidoreductase, whose product MLDVLIIGGGVSGMSCALVLGSAKNKPFAIDKKIGVFTHQKASALQDALFNNAYGIIPGKLGSELLTESIQHLSETYPHITQIPNEKVLKIEGIFPEFTVTTNKGSYKTKIIVIGIGSANTFAIDGLMHYVEPHQKALPEKQRIQLKNSDHKVTDGIYVIGTLAGWRSQLAIAAGSGAAVATDILTLWNGGTQTHCHDSIR is encoded by the coding sequence ATGCTTGATGTTCTAATTATTGGCGGTGGCGTTTCCGGAATGTCATGTGCACTTGTATTGGGTTCTGCAAAAAACAAACCCTTTGCCATTGATAAAAAAATTGGTGTTTTCACCCATCAAAAAGCATCGGCACTTCAAGACGCATTGTTTAATAATGCTTACGGAATAATTCCAGGCAAATTAGGTTCCGAATTATTAACGGAAAGCATTCAACATCTTTCAGAAACCTATCCACACATTACACAAATTCCGAATGAAAAAGTGCTGAAAATTGAAGGCATTTTTCCTGAATTTACCGTGACTACAAACAAGGGCTCTTACAAAACTAAAATAATCGTCATAGGCATTGGGTCTGCAAACACTTTTGCAATAGATGGATTAATGCATTATGTAGAGCCACACCAAAAAGCACTTCCTGAGAAACAACGAATCCAACTCAAAAATAGCGACCACAAAGTTACTGACGGGATTTATGTCATAGGAACTTTAGCGGGCTGGAGAAGCCAACTGGCCATTGCTGCCGGAAGTGGTGCAGCCGTTGCAACTGACATCCTAACTTTATGGAATGGTGGGACACAAACACATTGCCACGATAGTATTAGGTAA
- a CDS encoding MarC family protein gives MIGFDIREIVTVSMVLFAVIDIIGTIPIIIDLRAKFGHIESEKASLASGAIMIVFLFIGEEFLNLIGIDVHSFAVAGSFVLFFLALEMILGIRLYRDEAASSASIVPIAFPLVAGAGTMTTLLSLKAEFQTVNIIVAIILNITLVYIVLKSSARIERLLGENGLGVIRKTFGVVLLAIAVKLFAANVKGLFV, from the coding sequence ATGATAGGATTTGACATCAGAGAAATTGTTACCGTAAGTATGGTGCTTTTTGCAGTAATTGACATCATAGGTACTATTCCAATTATCATCGATTTAAGAGCAAAATTTGGTCATATTGAATCCGAAAAAGCATCTTTGGCTTCAGGAGCAATTATGATTGTCTTTCTTTTTATAGGGGAAGAATTTTTAAATCTGATTGGCATTGATGTTCACTCCTTTGCGGTAGCAGGATCCTTTGTCTTGTTTTTTCTGGCACTAGAAATGATTTTAGGCATCCGATTGTATCGAGATGAAGCAGCCAGCTCAGCTTCAATAGTCCCAATAGCCTTCCCACTTGTTGCCGGAGCAGGAACCATGACCACTTTATTATCATTAAAAGCTGAATTTCAAACTGTCAATATTATCGTTGCTATTATTTTAAATATTACTTTAGTTTACATTGTTTTGAAATCCTCTGCAAGAATTGAAAGACTTTTAGGAGAAAATGGCCTTGGAGTGATCAGAAAGACATTTGGAGTTGTACTTCTGGCTATAGCTGTTAAATTATTCGCTGCTAATGTTAAAGGTTTGTTTGTCTAA
- a CDS encoding DUF3109 family protein, giving the protein MFQLGKTIVSEDILEKDFVCNLSACKGACCVDGDAGAPLSEEETKILEEIYPKVKPFLRKQGIAAIEAQGTWVKGTDGDLETPLIDNKDCAYVIFDGKTALCGIEQAYNQGIIDWKKPVSCHLYPIRVKDFTEFAAVNYDKWDICDPACSLGQELEVPVYKFVKEALVRKFGEDWYAELEIVAQELKK; this is encoded by the coding sequence ATGTTTCAATTAGGAAAAACCATCGTCTCAGAAGACATACTAGAAAAAGATTTTGTTTGCAATTTGTCAGCTTGTAAAGGGGCTTGTTGCGTAGATGGTGATGCCGGAGCTCCATTAAGCGAAGAGGAAACTAAGATATTGGAAGAAATCTATCCTAAGGTAAAACCGTTTCTTCGTAAACAAGGAATTGCCGCTATCGAAGCTCAAGGAACTTGGGTAAAAGGAACTGATGGCGACTTAGAAACACCGCTGATTGACAATAAAGATTGTGCTTATGTAATTTTTGACGGCAAAACTGCGCTTTGTGGAATCGAACAAGCGTACAACCAAGGTATAATTGACTGGAAAAAACCAGTTTCTTGTCATTTGTATCCTATTCGAGTGAAAGATTTTACTGAATTTGCTGCGGTTAATTATGACAAATGGGACATTTGCGATCCAGCCTGTTCTTTAGGCCAAGAACTTGAAGTGCCAGTATATAAATTTGTCAAAGAAGCTTTGGTTAGAAAGTTTGGTGAGGACTGGTATGCGGAGCTTGAAATAGTCGCACAAGAACTAAAAAAATAA
- a CDS encoding ribonucleotide-diphosphate reductase subunit beta has product MAQVEPILQENKNRFVIFPIKHHDIWEFYKSMEASFWTAEEIDLSQDLNDWNNKLSDEERYFVKHILAFFAASDGIVNENLAENFVNEVQYAEAKFFYGFQIMMENIHSETYSLLIDTYVKDEAEKDELFNALEVFPAIKKKADWALKWIESDSFAERLIAFAAVEGIFFSGAFCSIYWLKKRGLMPGLTFSNELISRDEGVHCDFAVHLHNHHLVNKVSKERIREIIVDALNIEREFITESLPVSLIGMNAVLMTQYLEFVADRLLVELGCDREYNTSNPFDFMDMISLQGKTNFFEKKVAEYQKSGVMNTDEDAQKISFDADF; this is encoded by the coding sequence ATGGCGCAAGTTGAACCAATTTTACAAGAAAATAAAAATCGTTTTGTGATTTTCCCTATCAAACACCACGATATTTGGGAATTTTATAAAAGTATGGAAGCTAGTTTCTGGACTGCTGAAGAAATTGATTTATCGCAAGATTTAAATGACTGGAATAATAAACTTTCAGATGAAGAGCGTTATTTTGTAAAACATATTCTTGCTTTTTTTGCTGCTTCAGATGGAATTGTAAACGAGAATTTGGCTGAAAACTTTGTGAACGAAGTGCAATATGCTGAGGCAAAATTCTTTTATGGTTTTCAAATCATGATGGAAAACATTCATAGCGAAACGTATTCTTTATTGATTGATACTTATGTGAAAGATGAAGCAGAGAAAGATGAATTATTCAATGCTTTAGAAGTTTTTCCGGCGATTAAGAAAAAAGCAGACTGGGCTTTGAAATGGATTGAGTCTGATTCGTTTGCGGAGCGATTGATTGCTTTTGCAGCTGTGGAAGGAATTTTCTTTTCGGGAGCTTTTTGTTCTATTTATTGGTTGAAAAAACGTGGGTTAATGCCAGGTTTGACATTCTCTAACGAATTGATTTCTCGTGATGAAGGTGTTCACTGTGATTTTGCAGTGCATTTACACAACCACCACTTAGTTAATAAAGTTTCAAAAGAAAGAATCCGCGAAATTATCGTTGATGCTTTAAATATTGAAAGAGAATTTATCACTGAATCACTTCCTGTGAGTTTAATAGGAATGAATGCAGTGTTAATGACACAATATTTGGAATTTGTTGCTGATCGTTTATTAGTGGAATTAGGTTGCGACAGAGAATACAATACTTCAAATCCGTTTGATTTTATGGATATGATTTCGCTTCAAGGGAAAACAAATTTCTTTGAAAAGAAAGTTGCTGAATATCAAAAGTCAGGAGTTATGAATACGGATGAGGATGCTCAGAAAATTAGTTTTGACGCTGATTTTTAA
- a CDS encoding ribonucleoside-diphosphate reductase subunit alpha, producing MYVVKRDGHKEPVMFDKITDRIKKLCYGLNDLVDAVKVAMRVIEGLYDGVSTSELDNLAAETAASMTIAHPDYAQLAARIAISNLHSNTKKSFSETMNDMFNYVNPRNGQYAPLLSEEVHKVIMENAEFLDSHVIYNRDFNYDYFGFKTLERSYLLKINGKIVERPQHMLMRVSVGIHLDDLKSVIETYDLMSKKFFTHATPTLFNAGTPKPQMSSCFLLAMQDDSIDGIYDTLKQTAKISQSAGGVGLSIHNVRATGSYIRGTNGTSNGIVPMLRVFNDTARYVDQGGGKRKGSFAIYIETWHADIFEFLDLKKNTGKEEMRARDLFFAMWTSDLFMKRVQEDSYWTLMCPNECPGLYDVYGEEFEAMYIDYEKRGKGRKTIKAHELWEKILESQIETGTPYMLYKDAANRKSNQKNLGTIRSSNLCTEIMEYTSKDEIAVCNLASLSLPMFVENKKFNHDLLYTVTKRVTRNLNKVIDRNYYPVKEAENSNMRHRPVGLGVQGLADAFIMLRLPFTSDEAKKLNQEIFETLYFAAVTASMEMAKEEGPYSTFQGSPMSQGEFQFNLWGMKDEDLSGRWDWASLRKEVMEHGVRNSLLVAPMPTASTSQILGNNEAFEPYTSNIYTRRVLSGEFIVVNKHLLHDLVERGLWNETLKQELMRNNGSVQALNIPQDLKELYKTVWEMSMKDIIDMSRQRGYFVDQSQSLNLFMQNANYSKLTSMHFYAWQSGLKTGMYYLRTKAAVDAIKFTLNNDKKAEPIEIKEQPIAVPVVAEQVEMTAEEYRAMIELAKNAGPDECEMCGS from the coding sequence ATGTACGTAGTAAAAAGAGATGGCCACAAAGAGCCGGTAATGTTCGACAAAATCACAGATAGAATTAAAAAACTATGTTATGGTTTGAATGATTTGGTTGATGCTGTGAAAGTGGCAATGCGAGTAATTGAGGGGCTTTACGATGGTGTTTCAACATCTGAATTAGATAATCTTGCTGCCGAAACTGCTGCTTCAATGACAATTGCGCATCCAGATTATGCTCAATTAGCAGCTCGTATTGCAATCTCAAATTTACATTCGAATACAAAAAAATCTTTCTCGGAAACGATGAATGATATGTTCAATTATGTAAATCCAAGAAACGGTCAATATGCTCCGTTACTTTCGGAAGAAGTACATAAAGTAATTATGGAAAATGCTGAGTTTTTAGACTCACATGTTATATACAATAGAGATTTCAACTACGATTATTTTGGTTTTAAAACCTTGGAAAGATCGTATTTGCTAAAAATAAACGGTAAAATCGTAGAACGTCCGCAACATATGTTAATGCGTGTGTCTGTTGGGATTCACTTAGATGATTTGAAATCAGTGATAGAAACATACGACTTAATGTCGAAAAAGTTCTTTACACATGCGACACCAACATTGTTTAACGCTGGAACTCCAAAACCGCAAATGTCTTCTTGCTTCCTTTTGGCCATGCAAGACGACAGTATTGACGGGATTTATGACACGTTGAAACAAACTGCTAAAATTTCCCAGTCAGCTGGTGGAGTTGGGCTTTCTATTCATAATGTTCGTGCTACTGGTTCTTACATTCGTGGAACAAACGGTACGTCTAACGGAATTGTTCCTATGTTGCGTGTTTTTAATGATACTGCACGTTATGTAGACCAAGGTGGAGGAAAACGTAAAGGTAGTTTTGCTATTTACATCGAAACTTGGCATGCGGATATTTTCGAATTCCTAGACTTGAAAAAGAATACCGGAAAAGAAGAAATGCGTGCAAGAGATTTATTTTTTGCGATGTGGACTTCGGATTTATTTATGAAACGAGTGCAGGAAGATAGTTATTGGACGTTAATGTGTCCTAATGAATGTCCAGGATTGTATGATGTGTATGGCGAAGAATTTGAAGCCATGTACATTGATTATGAAAAACGAGGAAAAGGTAGAAAAACCATCAAAGCACACGAATTGTGGGAAAAAATTCTGGAATCACAAATTGAAACTGGAACGCCTTATATGTTGTACAAAGATGCAGCCAACAGAAAATCAAACCAAAAAAATCTTGGTACAATTCGTTCTTCGAATTTGTGTACCGAAATTATGGAATACACTTCGAAAGATGAAATTGCGGTTTGTAACCTGGCTTCACTTTCGTTGCCAATGTTTGTGGAAAACAAAAAATTCAATCACGATTTGCTGTACACCGTTACAAAACGCGTGACCAGAAACTTGAATAAAGTTATTGACAGAAATTATTATCCGGTAAAAGAAGCCGAAAATTCAAATATGCGTCACAGACCAGTTGGTCTTGGAGTACAAGGATTAGCCGATGCTTTCATTATGTTGCGTTTGCCATTTACAAGTGACGAAGCTAAAAAGCTGAACCAAGAAATTTTCGAAACCTTATATTTTGCAGCCGTTACCGCTTCAATGGAAATGGCTAAAGAAGAAGGGCCTTATTCTACTTTCCAAGGTTCGCCAATGTCACAAGGAGAATTTCAGTTCAATTTGTGGGGAATGAAAGATGAGGATTTATCAGGGCGTTGGGACTGGGCTTCTTTAAGAAAAGAAGTAATGGAACATGGAGTGAGAAACTCATTGTTAGTGGCGCCAATGCCAACGGCTTCAACTTCTCAAATCTTGGGTAACAATGAAGCATTCGAACCATACACTTCTAATATTTACACCAGAAGAGTACTTTCGGGTGAATTTATTGTGGTAAACAAGCATTTATTACACGATTTAGTGGAGCGTGGTTTGTGGAACGAAACTTTGAAACAAGAATTAATGCGAAATAATGGTTCTGTTCAAGCCTTAAACATTCCGCAAGACTTGAAAGAATTGTACAAAACTGTTTGGGAAATGTCTATGAAAGACATTATTGATATGTCTCGTCAACGTGGTTATTTTGTGGATCAATCACAATCGTTGAACTTATTCATGCAAAATGCCAATTATTCTAAATTGACATCGATGCATTTCTACGCTTGGCAATCCGGATTGAAAACGGGAATGTATTATTTAAGAACAAAAGCTGCGGTGGATGCGATTAAATTCACATTGAACAACGACAAAAAAGCGGAGCCAATCGAGATTAAAGAGCAGCCAATCGCAGTTCCTGTAGTAGCGGAACAAGTAGAAATGACGGCTGAAGAATATAGAGCAATGATTGAATTGGCTAAAAACGCAGGTCCAGACGAATGTGAAATGTGTGGGTCATAA
- the dinD gene encoding DNA damage-inducible protein D: MKNELIKSLTNDFEDYSQTTENGIEFWFARDIQHLLGYSEWRNFNKVISKAKTSCEVSDNLILDHFVDVNKMVVIGSGTEREIDDIMLTRYACYLIAQNGDPRKEQIAFAQNYFAIQTRKFELIAKRIDDWERLNARQKLTLSEKELSELIFEKTGNDKNFGIIRSKGDQALFGGKNTSQMKKRLGVPESRPLADFLPTIVIKAKDFATEITVFNTKYKGLSSERSISSEHVKNNLGVRKLLLDRKIVPENLPPEEDIKKLERRVNSETKSISKNPDKLT, encoded by the coding sequence ATGAAAAACGAGTTAATAAAAAGTTTGACGAATGATTTTGAAGACTATTCACAAACCACCGAAAATGGAATTGAATTTTGGTTTGCGAGAGATATTCAACATCTTTTAGGATATTCAGAATGGAGGAATTTCAATAAAGTAATTTCTAAAGCAAAAACTTCTTGTGAAGTCTCTGATAATCTTATATTAGACCATTTTGTTGACGTCAACAAAATGGTTGTAATTGGTTCTGGAACAGAAAGAGAAATTGATGACATAATGCTTACTCGTTATGCTTGTTATTTAATCGCTCAAAATGGTGATCCGAGAAAAGAACAAATTGCTTTTGCTCAAAATTATTTTGCAATTCAAACAAGAAAATTTGAGTTGATAGCTAAAAGAATTGATGATTGGGAAAGGTTAAATGCTAGGCAAAAATTAACTTTATCTGAAAAGGAATTATCGGAACTTATTTTTGAAAAAACAGGGAATGATAAAAATTTTGGTATAATCAGGAGTAAAGGAGATCAAGCATTATTTGGAGGGAAAAACACTTCACAAATGAAAAAGAGACTTGGTGTACCGGAAAGCAGACCACTTGCTGATTTTCTTCCAACAATCGTCATAAAAGCAAAAGATTTTGCTACTGAAATTACCGTTTTTAATACAAAATATAAAGGGTTGTCGTCAGAAAGAAGTATTTCTTCTGAGCATGTTAAAAATAATTTGGGAGTAAGAAAATTATTATTGGACAGAAAGATTGTACCTGAAAATCTTCCGCCAGAAGAAGATATTAAAAAATTAGAAAGAAGAGTAAACTCTGAGACAAAAAGTATAAGTAAAAATCCTGATAAATTGACCTAA
- a CDS encoding RDD family protein, translated as MENKKFTVTDDLLASKSQRLLNFIIDVLIIYIIAISIVATINIIGDTTNSYGASNWIKSLSLIENLFFGLIILFFYYLFTEMYFSRTFAKYFTKTIVIRVDGSKPNTKNFMIRTVSRLNPIDPFSFLGKTERGLHDTLSATYVVKKHEFVAKKKMFSVEYGNKKR; from the coding sequence ATGGAAAATAAAAAATTTACTGTTACAGATGATTTATTAGCTTCCAAAAGCCAGCGTCTGCTGAATTTCATAATCGATGTGTTAATTATCTATATTATTGCAATAAGCATTGTTGCCACCATTAATATAATTGGAGATACAACCAATAGTTATGGGGCGTCGAACTGGATTAAATCCTTGAGTTTGATTGAAAATTTGTTCTTTGGACTTATCATTTTGTTTTTTTACTATTTATTTACAGAGATGTATTTCTCCAGAACATTCGCTAAGTATTTTACTAAAACTATTGTGATAAGAGTCGATGGTTCGAAACCAAACACCAAAAATTTTATGATACGAACCGTATCCCGTTTAAATCCTATTGATCCTTTTTCATTTTTAGGTAAAACAGAAAGAGGATTGCATGATACCTTATCCGCAACTTATGTTGTGAAAAAGCATGAGTTTGTTGCTAAAAAGAAAATGTTTTCTGTGGAATATGGAAATAAGAAAAGATAA